The following proteins are encoded in a genomic region of Camelus ferus isolate YT-003-E chromosome 8, BCGSAC_Cfer_1.0, whole genome shotgun sequence:
- the LOC102509827 gene encoding cytochrome c oxidase subunit 7A2, mitochondrial: MVRNLLALRQIARRTISTASRRQFENKVSEKQKLFQEDNGIPVHLKGGMADALLYRATMVLTVGGTAYAIYELAVASFPKKQD; encoded by the exons ATGGTGCGGAATCTGCTG GCTCTTCGTCAAATTGCTCGGAGGACCATAAGTACTGCTTCCCGCAGgcagtttgaaaataaagtttcagagaaacaaaagctgTTTCAG gaGGATAATGGAATTCCAGTGCATCTAAAGGGTGGGATGGCTGATGCCCTCCTGTATAGAGCCACCATGGTTCTCACAGTTGGTG gAACAGCATACGCCATATATGAGCTGGCTGTGGCTTCATTCCCCAAGAAGCAGGATTGA